The genomic interval TCACTCCGTACCCGTTGACGCCGACTCTGATCCTGTCCATCTTCGTCTCCTTTCGTGGTGTTCTTGAGCCGTGCGCGGGTCAGGGGCGGGGTCGGCGGCGCCGCAGCGTCCACAGCAGATAGCTGCCGAGGGCGCCGATCGTGCCGGTCCCGGCGCCGATCAGGACGCCTTCCCGGGAGCGCCATTTCGTGTTCCCGCCGACGAGGGTGCCGATCCCGCTGATCAGCGCGGCGGCGATCATTCCCGCGACGACACGGTTGCCGACGCGTTCGGCGCGCCCGACGAGAGGTTCCAGCTCCGTCGCGCGCAGGTGCACCTCGAACCCGCCGTCTTCGAGGAGATGCCGGAGCCGGCTCAGGGTGGCGGGCAGCTCGGTGAGCAGTGCCCCGGTGTCGGCTCCCGCGCGCGCCCATCGCCGGGCCAGAGCCGGCAGGGACAGCTGGGCGCGGGTGAGCTGCTCAGCGTAGGGCTGCAGGGCGTCGAGCATCTGGAAGTCCGGATCCAGCCGCGCCGCGGTCCCTTCGGCCATCATCAGCACTTTGAACAGCAGCGCCGTCTCCTGCGGAAGGTGCAGCTGGTGCTGCTGCAGGATGCCGAGCAGCTGCTGGAGCATGATTGCGAGGCTGATCTCCGACAGCGAACGGCCCCGGTAGCGGGCCGTGAACGCGGTGATCGCCTGCCGCAGCCCTGCCCGGTCGACGACGTCGGCGGTCCGGGAGAGTTCTATCAGGGCGGTGGTGAGGGTGTCCGGGTCGTCGCGGGTGAAGGCGAGCACGATGCCGGCGAGGCCGTCCGTGGTCTGTTCGGTGAGCTCCCCGACCATCCCGAAGTCGATCAGCGCGAGCGCGCCGTCGGGCTGCACGAACATGTTCCCGGGATGGGGGTCGGCATGGAAGAACCGGTTGTCGAACACCATCGTGAGCACGATGTCGGCACCCAGCCGCGCGAGTGCGACCCGGTCGATGCCGGCGGCGTCCAGGCCCTCCAGGTCGTCGATCCGCACCCCGCTCATCCGCTCCAGGGTCAGCACGCGCGAGGTCGTGGTCTCCCCGTGCACGCGGGGAATCCGCACCCGCGCCGCGTGGGCGAACTCCTGCGCGAACCGTTCGGCGTTGCGGGCCTCCTGCAGGTAGTCCAGCTCGGCACGCAGCGTGCGGGAGAACTCCTCCACCAGCCCGGGCAGGTCGTACTGCCGGATGGCATCCCAGCGCCGGTCGGCGCGGTCGGCGAGGTTGCGGAGAATGTCCAGGTCTTCATGCACCTGCGCGACCACGCCGGGCCGGCGCACCTTCACGACGACCTCGGTGCCGTCGTGAAGAGTTGCCGCGTACGCCTGCCCGATGGACGCCGCCGCCAGCGGCACCGGGTCGAACTGGGCGAACACGTGCTCTGGGTCGGCGCCGAGCTCTTCACGGAGCACGTCCCGAATGCCCTCCCACGGTGCCGCGGCGACGTCGTCCTGCAGTTTGGCGAACTCGGCGACCCATGCCGCGGGGAGCAGATCGTGCCGGGTGGAGAGGATCTGGCCCAGTTTCACGAACGTCGGCCCGAGCTCCTCCAACGCGACCCGCACATGCTCGGGGTTCGTGTAGGGGTCCTCCTGCCGGGCGTGTCCGAGGGCGCCGCGGTGGAACGGCACCAAGCCGCCCAGGCCCAGCACGCCGGCCAGGACGCCGAGTCCGTGCCGGCGCAGCACGGCCCCGATCTGCCGGTACCGGCTACTCCCCGCGCCCATCAGCTCACGCCCCTCTCGGCTGGAGTGCCGGCCGATGCTCGTTCGAGGATGAAGTCGACGCGCGCGTCGGGGGCGAGTGCGGGGACGGTGACGACGGGAAAGCCCAGCTCCTGGTACACCAGCCCGAGCAGGTCGTGGATGCGCCGCTGCGCGGCGGGGTCCTCGGTGCGCGCGTAGTCGGACGCCAGCGGGAGCAGGTCAAGCAGGAACACCGTCGCGTACCGGGCGCCGGCCAGCGCGCCCAGCAGGGCGGTGCCGGGGGCGAGGCCGAGGAAGCGGTAGTAGGCGAGCGAGTCCGGCAGAGCACGGTCCAGGAACACGGTCTGTTGCGGGTCGAGGGAGCGTTCCTGCTCGATCTGCATGTCGACGACGGCGCGCTGGAACTCGCTCTGCCGTGCCCGCACCTCCGCGGTGCTGCGCCCGGTGATCCGTTGCAGGTCGATGTAGTGGCGGGCGTGCTCGATTGTGGTCGTGTACCCGCGGCCCCGCAGCAGGTTGACCGTGGTGGTCTTGCCCGAGCTGGGACCGCCCGTCACGACGCGCCAACGGGTGGTCTGTGCGGGCCGCGGCTCCTGGATGCCGGTCATGACCTCACCCTACACCCTGTACCCCTACAGGGTATGGTAGATTGTGGGTGGAGGTGCGAGATGGCACACGGGTATGTGGACAACAAGCCGGCGCTGCTGGCGCGGCTGAGCCGCGCGGAGGGTCAGGTGCGCGGGATCGCGCGGATGATCGACGAGGACGTGTACTGCATCGACGTGCTGACCCAGGTGTCGGCGGCGACGAAGGCGCTGGAGTCCGTCGCGCTGTCGCTGCTGGAAGACCACCTCGCGCATTGCGTCGCGCAGGCGACCGCCGAAGGCGGCCCGCTCGCGGAGGAGAAGCTCCGCGAGGCGAACGCCGCGATCGCGCGCCTCGTGCGCTCCTAACGTCGTCCCCACTCACATCGTTCAACGCTCTTGAAGGGAGCACATCATGACCGGACAGGGATTCCAGGACCTCGGCCTGCAGGCGACCAGCACCGGCGGTGGCTGCGCCTGTTGCAGCCCCACCTCCCACGCCACGGCAGCCACCGACACCGGCGCGCCGGCGCAGCAGACGGCGGCGGGTGAGACCGTGTCGGCGCAGTTCCTGGTGGAGGGGATGACCTGCGCGCACTGCGTGCGTAGCGTCACCGAGGAGGTCTCCGCGATCGACGGTGTCTCCGACGTCGCGGTCGATCTGCACGCCGGTGGCGTGTCCACGGTGACGGTGTCCAGCGCGACGCCGGTGGATGCGGAGCGGGTGCGGGCGGCGGTGGAGGAGGCCGGGTACAGCCTCGCCGCAGCCTCATGAGCACGCTGGACGTCGATCTCGACATCACCGGGATGACCTGCGCGTCGTGCGCGACGCGGGTCGAGCGGAAGCTGAACAAGCTGCCCGGGGTGGAGGCGACGGTCAACTTCGCCACCGAGAAGGCCCGCGTGCACTCGGAGGCCCCGGTGCCGGTGGAGGAGCTGATCGCGGCGGTCGAGCAGGCGGGGTACGGAGCGAGCCTCCCAGCCCCGCCTGTGCCCGACACGGCTGAGCAGACCATCCCGCGGGACGATGAGCTGGCGTCGCTGCGGCAGCGGCTGATCGTCTCGGCGGTGCTGGCGGTGCCGGTCGCGGTGCTGTCGATGATCCCCGCCCTGCAGTTCACCTACTGGCAGTGGCTCACGCTCACCCTGGCCGCGCCGGTGGTGGTGTGGGGGGCGTGGCCGTTCCACCGCGCCGCGGCGATCAATGCCCGGCACGGGGCGGCGACGATGGACACTCTGATCAGCGTCGGGGTGCTGGCCGCGTTCGGCTGGTCGCTGTACGCGCTGTTCTTCGGCGGTGCGGGGATGCCGGGAATGCGGATGAGCGTCACCTTCGTCGGCACCCCGCAGGCCGGTGGCCACGAGGTGTACCTGGAGGTCGCCGCGCTGGTGACCGTGTTCATCCTCCTCGGCCGCTACCTCGAGGTTCGTGCCAAGCGGCAGTCCGGCGAGGCCCTGCGCGCCCTGCTGGAGCTCGGCGCCAAGGACGCAGTGATCCTCCGCGAAGGCACTGAGCAGCGCGTCCCCGTCGCACAGCTCGTTCCGGGTGATGTCGTGGTGGTGCGGCCGGGTGAGAAGATCCCCGCCGACGGCCTCGTCACCGAGGGAATGTCCGCGGTGGACGAGTCGATGCTGACCGGCGAGTCCGTGCCGGTCGAAGTCGCCCCCGGCTCCCGCGTGGTCGGCGCGACTGTGAACACCGGCGGGCGCCTGCTCGTGCAGATCACCCGCGTCGGCGCCGACACCGAGCTGGCCCGGATGGCGCGGCTGGTCGAGGAGGCGCAGACCGGCAAGGCCCAGGTGCAGCGCCTCGCCGACCGGGTGTCGGCCGTCTTCGTCCCCATCGTCATCGTCCTCGCCCTGGCCGCGTTCGCCGGGTGGCTGATCGCGGGGGCGCCCTTGGAGGTCGCCTTCACCGCCGCGGTGACCACCCTGATCATCGCCTGCCCGTGTGCGCTGGGGCTGGCGACGCCGACCGCTCTGCTGGTCGGCACCGGCCGCGGCGCCCAGCTGGGCATCCTCATCCGCGGACCCCAGGTGCTCGAGCAGACCCGCCGCATCGACACCGTCGTGCTCGACAAGACCGGCACCATCACCGCCGGCACCATGACCGTCACCGGCATCCACCCCGCTCCCGGCACCGATGAGGCGGAGCTGATCCGGTTCGCCGCGGCGCTCGAGCACGGCTCCGAGCACCCCATCGGCCGCGCCATCACCGCCGCAGCCGACGGCCCGACGGATGCCGTGGAGTCATTCGCCGCCGAGGCCGGTCAAGGCGTGCAGGGCATCGTCGACGGCCGCCTGGTCGCCGCCGGCCGCGCCTCCTGGATCACCACCCAATGGGCGCTCCCCATCCCCGCCGAGCTCGCCGCGACCATCGCGGCGGACGAGGCGGCGGGGGCGACGGTGACGGTGGTGGCGTGGGACGGGCAGGTGCGCGGGGCGATCAGCGTCGCCGACACCATCAAACCCACCAGCCGTGAGGCGGTCGCACGGCTCCGGGAGCTCGGGTTGACCCCGATCCTGCTCACCGGCGACAACCCCGGCGCCGCCCGCGCGATCGCCAACCAGGCCGGGATCGAGGACGTCCGCGCCGGGGTCACCCCGCAGGGCAAGCTCGACACCATCCGCGACCTGCAGGCCGCGGGCCGGGTGGTCGCGATGGTCGGCGACGGCGTCAACGACGCCGCAGCCCTCGCCGCCGCCGACCTCGGGATCGCGATGGGCACCGGCACCGACGCGGCCATCACCGCCGCGGACCTGACCATCGTCTCCGGCGACCTGATGCTGGTCCCGGACGCGATCCGGCTGGCCCGCCGCACCCTGGGCACGATCAAGGGGAACCTGTTCTGGGCGTTCGCGTACAACGTCGCCGCGATCCCGGTCGCGATGCTCGCCCTGCTCAACCCCATCCTCGCCGCCGCGGCAATGGCGTTCAGCAGCGTGTTCGTCGTCACCAACAGCCTCCGCCTGCGCCGCTTCCGCCCCCTGCCCACCCCGACCCGTGCCGGCGCCCCCGCCACCCGAGAGCCCGCGCCCGTCCAGGCCTAACTGTACTGACCGGACACATTGGTTGAAGCAGGCAGGGTGAGAGGTCACCGATGGTGCCGCGCTAATTCTCGACCGACTGAAGCGATGCCTGGTACACAGCGACGAACCGCCCCACCGGACCTGCGCTGTCCTTGCTCGTGCCAATAATCGGACAGTTCGGATCGAACAGCTGGTTTGCCCAGAGGGTTGAGTCACAACGCAGGTCGGCGTCATCGATGACAGTCGACTCCCGCACGACGAGCAGGCCTGTCCCGTCCAGCTTCACGCGGTAGGTGTAGTCCTGCGGCCGCGTGCAGCGACTGTCGAACAGTGTCAGGTCGAACTCGAGCGTGCTGCCAGGTGAGGTGAGGCCTGCGGCCATCGTCTTCATGGCGAGGACCGCCGCATCGGGTGTCAGGCCGCCGCTGGGATCCCAGGTGGGCGACGACTGAGCCCACCTGGCAATGCCCTCCAAGGGGCGCTCCAGCTCGTGGCCCCAGCTCGTCAGCTGGTAGATCGAGCCCCCAGCTGGCGACGTCGTGTCAAGTCGCTGCACAAGGCCCCTGGTGTCCAGGTCGCGTAGGCGGGCTGTCAATACGGCTGGGGTCACGCCGTGCAGCAGTAAGGACAGCTCCGAGAACCGCTTGGGCCCAAGGAACAGTTCCCGCAGGATGGGATAGGTCCACACGTCACCGATGAGCTCGATGCCGTGCGCTGAGGCGCAAGCGTCTCCATGCTCCGCGTAGGTCTTCTTGATGGGCATATGACAAGCCTACCCATCAGCTATGGACAACATAGTTGTTACTATGTTTAATATAGTTCATGAATGCGCAGCCGACGGACACCGTCCTCACCACAGCCGACGGGGCCACCCTTGCCTTGACCACTCAGGGCAGCGGACCCCAACTCCTCATCGTTCCCAGCGTCGCCAGCTCGCGGACGATCGACCCCCAGCCTGACCTGGCCACCACCCTCGCCACGTGCTTCACGGTGACCACCTATGACCGTCGTGGCACAGGGAAGAGCACCCTGCCGCCCGGCTCCGACCCCGACTGCTACACGGTCGACCAGGAGATCAACGACATCACCCTGATCGCCCAGCATCTCGGCGCCACCGTCGACGTGTACGGGTTCTCCTCGGGCGCCGACCTCGCGCTGCTCGCTGCCCAGGCTGGCGCACCCATCCGCACCTTGTACCTGCTCGAGCCGCCGCTGTTCGAGCCCGGCACCCTGGCCGTTGAGCGGGCCCGGATGAAGGACCTGCTGGCGCGTGACCGGCAGCAGGCTCGCGACTACTACCTTCGCGATGTCGTCGGCATCCCCGCCGACATCGTTGGGCAGATTCCCACCTTGGAGCAGCACCTCGCAGACGTCCCGGCCAGCCTGCACGAGTTGACCTTCCTTCCTGGCTGCAACGCCCAGCGGTTCGAAGGCCTCGCGACCCCGACAGTGCTGATGGTCAGCACCCACACCGCCCCGCGGCTCAAGCGGTGGGCCGCCGAGTTGGAGCAGGCGCTTCCACAGTCGACGCTGCACGAGCTTCCCGGCGAGTGGCATGGCATTCCCGCGGAAGTGCAGCTGGCAGCGATCCGCAATCACTCTGACCAGCAAGCCTGACCAAACGCAACCGCACATCCATACTCCCTGGACGGGGCCCATCCTGATCGGGTGGGCCCCGTCCAGCAATTGCAGGAGCCCCATGTCTCACGCCAACGCAGCACTCACCCCGCGCCACCGCCTGATCGTCGCCCGTCTGGTCATAGACGAGGGCTGGCCGATCAGCGAGGTAGCCGCTCGCTTCCAGGTTTCCTGGCCAACCGTCAAACGCTGGTCCGAGCGTTATCGCAATGGCCAATCCATGCAGGACAGAAGCTCACGACCCCATCGCTCGCCGAACAGGACCATCGCCAGGATCGCGAAACGCTGTATCAGCTTGCGTTTGCGCCTGAGAGAGGGACCCGTGCAGTTGGCCTGTCGGCTCGGGATCGCCCCGTCGACCGTCCACAGGATCCTCGTTTCAGTCCATCTCAACCGGCTCACGCACGTCGACCGCGCCACCGGAGAACCGATCCGCCGCTACGAGCACGACCATCCCGGCGCGATGCTGCATGTCGATGTGAAGAAGCTCGGCAACATCCCCGACGGGGGCGGCTGGCGTTATGTCGGCCGGCAGCAAGGCGCGAAGAACCGCGCCGCCACACCCGACAAACCCAGGAACAAGTACCGGGACCCGTTGATGGGCAAGGCCTATGTCCACACCGTCATCGACGACCACTCCCGAGTCGCCTACGCCGAGATCCACGACGACGAAACCGCCCAAACGGCCACCGCCGTCCTGGTCCGGGCCGTCGAATGGTTCAACGCCCGCGGCGTGATCGTCGAACGGGTCCTGTCCGACAACGGCGGCGCCTATCGCTCACACCTGTGGCGTGACACCTGCGCAGAACTCGGCATCCGGCACAAGCGCACCCGCCCGTATCGGCCGCAGACCAACGGAAAGATCGAGCGCTTCCATCGCACCCTGGCTGACGGCTGGGCCTATGCCCGCTGCTACACGTCTGAGGCCGAACGACGGGGCGAGCTCGAGGGCTGGTTGCACTACTACAACCAGCACCGGCCCCACACGGCCTGCGGGAACCAGCCGCCGTTCTCACGCTTGATCAACGTCCCCGGTCAGTACAACTAGCTGTTGCTGGCCAGGAGGTTGTTGACGGGCGCTCGGCTCGTCGAGCGGGATGATAGTCGGGTGGCTCCGGTTATCTATCGGGAGGAAGGGCTCCATCCCGGCTTGTCCGAGTGGGTGACGTGCGCGTGGACATACGAGCGGGCGTACAGCGATGAGGATGTCGAGACGGTGATGCCTGACGGCACGGTCGAGCTCGTCGTCCAGCTTGCCGCCCCCTACACGGACGCGGGCGTTGAGCTACCGACATGTGTCGCGATCGGGACACTCGATCGTCCGCTAGTTCTGACAGCCGAGGGCGCCATGCAAGTCTGGTGCGTCAGGTTCCCGTGGTGGGGCCTAGCCCCGTTCGGGGACGTCAGTGCCTTCGCCGGACGACAATGGGCCGCGGCAGACGACGTCTTCGACGCGGGTCTTGTCGCCGGCGTCCGCGACGCGGCCTCGTCCGCGCACCCGGTGGACGGGCTGAACCGGGTGCTGCTGTCGCACCTATTGGCGTGGACGATCGGTCCCGCACCCCTCCGGGAGGCGGGACGGGCGATCACGCCCCGGAGAACCACACCGACCCGAACACGTCGTGCAGCTGCAGCAGGTCCACCGCCCACATCCAGCCCGGGTTGGTCTTGTCGAACTGGATCACCCCGTTCGGGTCGGAGGAGCGTTGCGGGATCAACGACCCGGGGATCGCGGCCACCGCGAGCAGCAGCAACAACACCAGGGCGGTGCGCATGCTGGTCAGCTGCCGCCACGCCCACCGCGCCCACCCCGACACGCTCAGGCGCGGATTCGTGCGCTCCTCCACCGGCCGGTCGACGTGATCGGCGGGCAGCTGCGGGGCCTGCTCACTGCGGATCGACACGCGCATCCCCCCTCCCCCGGACGGGTGCGCGGCGGCGGGCGCGCCAGGAGGCGTGGGCGAGCAGCCCGACCCCCAGTACGGCGGCCACCAGGGCGGTGAGCACGTTCGCTTTCAGCCCGCCGGCGAGCAGCTCGGTGGGATCCAGCCGGATGGACTCCAGCACCGCCCGCCCCGCCCCGTACCACAGCAGGTACACGCCCAGACTCCGCCCGGCGCCCAGCGTGATCCGGCCGTGCCGGCGGCGGTGCTGCTCGAGCAGCACGATCACGGCGGCACCGGCCAGGTTCCACAGCAGCTCGTACAGGAACAGCGGATGAAACAGGGTCCCCGCCGGGGTCCCCGGCGGGATCGCGGGGGCTGAGGGGTCGATCTGCAGCCCCCACGGTAAGGTGGTGGGCGGGCCGAACAGCTCCTGGTTGAAGTAGTTCCCCAGCCGTCCCACCGCCTGGGCGACCAGCATCCCCGGCGCGAGCGCGTCCAGGAACAGCAGCACCGGGATCCCGGCGCGACGGGTGCCGATCACAATCCCGACCAGCCCGCCCAGGATCGCACCGAAGATTGCGATCCCGCCTTCCCAGATGTAGAGCACCCGCCACAGGTCCGCGCCAGGGAAGAAGTAGTCGCCGGGATGGGTGAGCACATGGTAGATCCGGGCGCCGAGGATCCCGAACGGCACCGCCCACATCGCCACATCCACCACGACCCCGGCCGGGTGCCCGACCGCCCGCAGCCGACGGCCGGTGATCAGCACCGCCAGCACGATCCCGGCCAGGATCGCCAGCGCGTAGAACCGGATCTGGAACGGACCGACCTGAACGAAGCTGATCCCCGGGCTCGGGATCAGCGCCGGAGCCACAATGAGGAGTGCGTCCATCAGGGCCTCACCCTCGCCGGAAGCCACGCCAGCGGGTCCACCGCTTCGCCTCCGGTGCGGATCTCGAAGTGCAGGTGTGCGCCGAAGCTGCGTCCACTGTCCCCGACCCGGCCGACCATCTGCCCCACCCGCACGGTCTGTCCCGGGGTCAGGGCGAGGGACCCTTCCCGCATGTGCGCGTACGCGCTTTCCACGACCTGCCCGTCGATCTCGTGCCGGATCACCACGTACACCCCGTACGCGCCGCCCTGCTCCGTCTCGGTGGTGACCACCCCGTCGGCGATCGCCTGGATCGGGGTGCCGATCCCGGGGGTCATGTCCAGTCCGGCATGGAAATTTGAGCAGGACGGGCATGGCGGGGTGCGGTACCCGAACGTGCTGCTGATCGGCACTCCCACGGTGAACGGCCACTGCACCGCCGATGCCGGGTCGTTGGTGAATGTGTCCGCGGTGTGCGCGTACGACTCGGTCCCGACGGGGCGGTCACCGCCACCGTGTAGTCCCCGCGCACCATCACCGTCCCGGTGACGGTGTCGGGGGTGGTGAACGACTGGGCGCGCACCGGGGTGCGGGTCGCCTCGACGGCGAACACCGGCTCCGGCGTCAACGGGATCAGCAACGGCAGTCCGGCGATCGACGCGACTGGGAGCATCACCGCGCCGGCGAGCATCCGGGATCGGGTGAGCGTGCGGCGCGGCGCGTGTCGAGGTGTCCGGGCGGCACGGGTGGGCCGACGGCGTCGATCGCGTCGCGTCTGGACGGGTGGGGAAGACAGGGCGGCTCTCGCCGCACGGCGCGTTCCGGTACCGGGAGTCGGGGTGGAGGGGGCGGGTTCGGGCATACAAGACTTTCCTGGATGAGGGGGACGATGAAGGTGCGCACGGTCGCCGTCACACGGTCCAACCGGGAGCCGCGGCCCGGAGTGCACGGCGAGAATCCGGGATCGGATCACCCATGGCGCTGCCGCAGACGGGTCGCGCTCGCCTGCGGGCCGCACATCGTGGA from Microbacterium aurum carries:
- a CDS encoding ABC1 kinase family protein, with the translated sequence MGAGSSRYRQIGAVLRRHGLGVLAGVLGLGGLVPFHRGALGHARQEDPYTNPEHVRVALEELGPTFVKLGQILSTRHDLLPAAWVAEFAKLQDDVAAAPWEGIRDVLREELGADPEHVFAQFDPVPLAAASIGQAYAATLHDGTEVVVKVRRPGVVAQVHEDLDILRNLADRADRRWDAIRQYDLPGLVEEFSRTLRAELDYLQEARNAERFAQEFAHAARVRIPRVHGETTTSRVLTLERMSGVRIDDLEGLDAAGIDRVALARLGADIVLTMVFDNRFFHADPHPGNMFVQPDGALALIDFGMVGELTEQTTDGLAGIVLAFTRDDPDTLTTALIELSRTADVVDRAGLRQAITAFTARYRGRSLSEISLAIMLQQLLGILQQHQLHLPQETALLFKVLMMAEGTAARLDPDFQMLDALQPYAEQLTRAQLSLPALARRWARAGADTGALLTELPATLSRLRHLLEDGGFEVHLRATELEPLVGRAERVGNRVVAGMIAAALISGIGTLVGGNTKWRSREGVLIGAGTGTIGALGSYLLWTLRRRRPRP
- a CDS encoding AAA family ATPase, with protein sequence MTGIQEPRPAQTTRWRVVTGGPSSGKTTTVNLLRGRGYTTTIEHARHYIDLQRITGRSTAEVRARQSEFQRAVVDMQIEQERSLDPQQTVFLDRALPDSLAYYRFLGLAPGTALLGALAGARYATVFLLDLLPLASDYARTEDPAAQRRIHDLLGLVYQELGFPVVTVPALAPDARVDFILERASAGTPAERGVS
- a CDS encoding metal-sensitive transcriptional regulator; its protein translation is MAHGYVDNKPALLARLSRAEGQVRGIARMIDEDVYCIDVLTQVSAATKALESVALSLLEDHLAHCVAQATAEGGPLAEEKLREANAAIARLVRS
- a CDS encoding heavy-metal-associated domain-containing protein, which gives rise to MTGQGFQDLGLQATSTGGGCACCSPTSHATAATDTGAPAQQTAAGETVSAQFLVEGMTCAHCVRSVTEEVSAIDGVSDVAVDLHAGGVSTVTVSSATPVDAERVRAAVEEAGYSLAAAS
- a CDS encoding heavy metal translocating P-type ATPase, with protein sequence MSTLDVDLDITGMTCASCATRVERKLNKLPGVEATVNFATEKARVHSEAPVPVEELIAAVEQAGYGASLPAPPVPDTAEQTIPRDDELASLRQRLIVSAVLAVPVAVLSMIPALQFTYWQWLTLTLAAPVVVWGAWPFHRAAAINARHGAATMDTLISVGVLAAFGWSLYALFFGGAGMPGMRMSVTFVGTPQAGGHEVYLEVAALVTVFILLGRYLEVRAKRQSGEALRALLELGAKDAVILREGTEQRVPVAQLVPGDVVVVRPGEKIPADGLVTEGMSAVDESMLTGESVPVEVAPGSRVVGATVNTGGRLLVQITRVGADTELARMARLVEEAQTGKAQVQRLADRVSAVFVPIVIVLALAAFAGWLIAGAPLEVAFTAAVTTLIIACPCALGLATPTALLVGTGRGAQLGILIRGPQVLEQTRRIDTVVLDKTGTITAGTMTVTGIHPAPGTDEAELIRFAAALEHGSEHPIGRAITAAADGPTDAVESFAAEAGQGVQGIVDGRLVAAGRASWITTQWALPIPAELAATIAADEAAGATVTVVAWDGQVRGAISVADTIKPTSREAVARLRELGLTPILLTGDNPGAARAIANQAGIEDVRAGVTPQGKLDTIRDLQAAGRVVAMVGDGVNDAAALAAADLGIAMGTGTDAAITAADLTIVSGDLMLVPDAIRLARRTLGTIKGNLFWAFAYNVAAIPVAMLALLNPILAAAAMAFSSVFVVTNSLRLRRFRPLPTPTRAGAPATREPAPVQA
- a CDS encoding winged helix-turn-helix transcriptional regulator → MPIKKTYAEHGDACASAHGIELIGDVWTYPILRELFLGPKRFSELSLLLHGVTPAVLTARLRDLDTRGLVQRLDTTSPAGGSIYQLTSWGHELERPLEGIARWAQSSPTWDPSGGLTPDAAVLAMKTMAAGLTSPGSTLEFDLTLFDSRCTRPQDYTYRVKLDGTGLLVVRESTVIDDADLRCDSTLWANQLFDPNCPIIGTSKDSAGPVGRFVAVYQASLQSVEN
- a CDS encoding alpha/beta fold hydrolase: MNAQPTDTVLTTADGATLALTTQGSGPQLLIVPSVASSRTIDPQPDLATTLATCFTVTTYDRRGTGKSTLPPGSDPDCYTVDQEINDITLIAQHLGATVDVYGFSSGADLALLAAQAGAPIRTLYLLEPPLFEPGTLAVERARMKDLLARDRQQARDYYLRDVVGIPADIVGQIPTLEQHLADVPASLHELTFLPGCNAQRFEGLATPTVLMVSTHTAPRLKRWAAELEQALPQSTLHELPGEWHGIPAEVQLAAIRNHSDQQA
- a CDS encoding IS481 family transposase, whose product is MSHANAALTPRHRLIVARLVIDEGWPISEVAARFQVSWPTVKRWSERYRNGQSMQDRSSRPHRSPNRTIARIAKRCISLRLRLREGPVQLACRLGIAPSTVHRILVSVHLNRLTHVDRATGEPIRRYEHDHPGAMLHVDVKKLGNIPDGGGWRYVGRQQGAKNRAATPDKPRNKYRDPLMGKAYVHTVIDDHSRVAYAEIHDDETAQTATAVLVRAVEWFNARGVIVERVLSDNGGAYRSHLWRDTCAELGIRHKRTRPYRPQTNGKIERFHRTLADGWAYARCYTSEAERRGELEGWLHYYNQHRPHTACGNQPPFSRLINVPGQYN
- a CDS encoding cytochrome c biogenesis protein ResB; this translates as MSIRSEQAPQLPADHVDRPVEERTNPRLSVSGWARWAWRQLTSMRTALVLLLLLAVAAIPGSLIPQRSSDPNGVIQFDKTNPGWMWAVDLLQLHDVFGSVWFSGA
- the lgt gene encoding prolipoprotein diacylglyceryl transferase translates to MDALLIVAPALIPSPGISFVQVGPFQIRFYALAILAGIVLAVLITGRRLRAVGHPAGVVVDVAMWAVPFGILGARIYHVLTHPGDYFFPGADLWRVLYIWEGGIAIFGAILGGLVGIVIGTRRAGIPVLLFLDALAPGMLVAQAVGRLGNYFNQELFGPPTTLPWGLQIDPSAPAIPPGTPAGTLFHPLFLYELLWNLAGAAVIVLLEQHRRRHGRITLGAGRSLGVYLLWYGAGRAVLESIRLDPTELLAGGLKANVLTALVAAVLGVGLLAHASWRARRRAPVRGRGDARVDPQ
- a CDS encoding M23 family metallopeptidase, translating into MQWPFTVGVPISSTFGYRTPPCPSCSNFHAGLDMTPGIGTPIQAIADGVVTTETEQGGAYGVYVVIRHEIDGQVVESAYAHMREGSLALTPGQTVRVGQMVGRVGDSGRSFGAHLHFEIRTGGEAVDPLAWLPARVRP